The DNA region CGACACGCTGCGCGGCGAGGTCGCCCGGCGTGAGCTGCTGCTGCGCGAGGCGGGCCGCGCGGTCCAGGGCAGTGCCTTCAACTCGGTGACCGAGTACGAGTCCGCGATCGCCGCCGGGCACGACCTGGCCCCGATCCCGACCCTGTTCATCGTCGCCGACGAGTTCACGCTGATGCTCGCCGACCACCCCGAGTACGCCGAACTGTTCGACTACGTTGCGCGCAAGGGACGTTCGTTCCGGATCCACATCCTGTTCGCCTCCCAGACCCTGGACGTCGGCAAGATCAAGGACATCGACAAGAACACCTCGTACCGGATCGGTCTGAAGGTGGCCAGCCCGAGCGTCTCGCGGCAGATCATCGGGGTCGAGGACGCCTACCACATCGAATCGGGCAAGGAGCACAAGGGCGAAGGCTTCCTGGTCCCGGCTCCGGGTGCCGCCCCGATCAAGTTCCGCTCCACCTACGTCGACGGCATCTACGACCCGCCGCAGACGTCGCGCTCGGTGGTGCTGCACGCCCTGCCCGAGCCGAAGCTGTTCACCGCGGGTGCGGTGGCCACCGGTGAGGACACCGTGATCGTGACCGAGCCCGAGGACGAGATCGTCGGGCCGCCGCGCAAGCTGATCGCCACGATCGGCGACCAGTTGGCCAACTACGGCCCGCAGGCGCCGGCACTGTGGCTGGCTCCGCTGGACGAGCCGATTCCGCTGGCCGCGTCGCTGGCCGGATCCGGTATCGGCGAGCGGCAGCTGCGCTGGCCGCTCGGCGAGATCGACAAGCCGTTCGACATGCGCCGCGACCCGCTGGTGTTCGACGCCCGCTCGGCGTCGGGGAACCTGCTCATCCACGGCGGGCCGAAGTCCGGCAAGACCACAGCGCTGCAGACGTTCATCCTCTCGGCCGCGGCGTTGCACTCGCCGCGCGAGGTCAGCTTCTACTGCCTGGACTACGGCGGCGGCCAGCTGCGCGCGGTCGAGGACCTCGCCCACGTCGGCAGCGTCGCCTCCGGGCTGGAGCCCGAGCGGATCCGGCGGACGTTCGGTGAGCTCGAGCAGCTGCTCACCGCGCGCCAGCAGCGCGAGGCGTTCCGGGACGGCAGCGTCGGGGCGTTCAACGACGGCTACGGCGAGGTGTTCCTGGTCATCGACAACCTCTACGCCTTCAGCCGGGACAACACCGACCAGTTCAACACCCGAAACCCGTTGCTGGCCAAGGTGACCGAGCTGGTGAACGTCGGTTTGGCCTACGGCATCCACGTCGTGGTGACCACCCCGAGCTGGCTCGAGGTGCCGCTGGCGATGCGCGACGGACTGGGTCTGCGGCTCGAACTCAAGCTGCACGACGCCCGCGACAGCAACGTGCGGGTGGCCGGGGCGCTGACTCGGCCGGCCGAGGCGGTCCCGGCGAATCAGCCGGGGCGCGGCCTGACCATGGCGGCCGAGCACTTCCTGATCGCGCAGCCGGATCTGAGCCAGATCGCCGAGCTCAACGCCCGGCACCCCGGCCTGGCCGCACCGCCGGTGCGATTGCTGCCGACCAACCTCGCTCCCGAAGAGGTCGGTGTGCTCTATCCGGCCGCCGAACACGTCGTCATCGGTGTGCGCGAAGAGGACCTGGCTCCGGTCGAGGTCGACTTCACCGCCAACCCGCTGCTGATGGTGCTCGGCGACAACAAGTCCGGCAAGACCACCTTGCTGCGCCACATCATCCGCACCGTGCGCGAGCACTCCACCGCGGACCAGGTGGCGTTCACCGTGATCGACCGCCGGCTGCATCTGGTCGACGAGCCGCTGTTCGCCGACAACGAGTACACCGCCAACGTCGACCGGGTGATCCCGGCGATGCTGGGCCTCTCGGCGCTGATCGGCTCCCGCCGGCCACCGGCGGGACTGTCCGCGGCGGACCTGGCCGGGTGGACCTACGAAGGCCACACCCACTACCTGATCATCGACGACGTCGACACCATTCCGGATTCGCCGGCGTTGAGCGGCCCGTACGCCGGTCAGCGGCCGTGGACCAACCTGATCGGCCTGCTGGCCCAGGCCGGGGATCTGGGGCTGCGGGTGATCGTCACCGGGCGTGCCACCGGTTCGGCGCACGCGCTGATGACCAACCCGCTGCTGCGTCGCCTCAACGACCTGCAGGCGACCACGCTGATGCTCTCGGGTAACCCCGCGGACAGCGGCAAGATCCGCGGCCAGCGGTTCGGCCGACTGCCGGCCGGCCGGGCGATGCTGCTCGGCGACACCGACGAACCCACCTACCTGCAGTTGGTCAATCCGTTGTTCAGCCAGAGCCTGACGCGCTGATGCGCGTCGGCGTGTGGAAGGAGAAACTGTCATGACCCTCAACGTGCTTCCCGAAGGTCTGGCCGCTGCCAGCGCGGCGGTCGAGGCGTTGACCGCTCGACTGGCGGCCGCGCAGGCCAGCGCCGCCCCGTTGATCACCGCGGTGGTCCCCCCGGCGGCCGACCCGGTGTCGTTGCAGACCGCCGCCGGTTTCAGTGCGCAGGGCAGCGAGCACGCCGCGGTGGCCGCGCAGGGCGCCGCCGAACTGGGCCGTGCCGGTGTCGGTGTCGGCGAGTCCGGCGTCAACTACGCGGCCGGTGACGCCGCGGGTGCTTCGACCTACTTCTTGGGCGCCCGCGGCTGATGATTCCCGCCCCGGTCTGGATCGCCTCCCCCCCGGAGGTGCATTCGGCATTGCTGAGCAGCGGACCCGGTCCGGGTCCGTTGTTGTCGGCTGCCGGGGTGTGGAATGCGCTCAGCGTCGAGTACTCCTCGGCGGCAGACGAGCTCGGCGCGCTGCTCGGTGCGGTGCAGACCGGTGCGTGGCAGGGGCCCAGCGCCGAGCGGTATCTGGCGGCGCACGCGCCGTATCTGGCCTGGCTGGGCCAGGCCAGCGCCGACAGTGCCGGGGTGGCCGCACAGCACGAAGTGGCCGCCACCGCCTACGCCAGTGCGTTGGCGACCATGCCGACCCTGGCCGAGCTGGCCGCCAACCATGTCACGCACGGGACGCTGGTGGCCACCAACTTCTTCGGGATCAACACCATTCCGATCGCGCTCAACGAGGCCGACTACGTCCGGATGTGGATCCAGGCCGCCACCACCATGAGCACCTATCACGCGGTGTCGGGGGCGGCGTTGGCATCGGCGCCGCGCGCGGTGCAGGCGCCGCCGGTGGTCAAGGCCGACACCGCGCTGCCCGCCGAGGACACCTCGTCGGGTGACGGGGATTTCTTCACCCGGCTCTTCGAGCAACTCGGCCAGCTACTGGCCGACCCGGTCGGCGTGATCCGCGAGATCCTGTCCACCCCGGGTGCCCTGGTCACCTGGTTCCCGTTGCTGTTCTTCATTGCTTACGAGGCCTTCTTCATTCCGTTCGGCTGGACCTTCTGGGGGGTCATGCTGGGCGCAGCGGTGGCCGCACCGATCATGCTCGGCGTCGGCCTGGCCTATCTCGCGGATCTGCTGGGCGGCGACTGGACCCTCGACGAGGCGCCGGCGCCGGCGCCGGGCGTGGCCCCGTCGGCGGACCGGCCGATCGTGGCGGTGGCGGGCTTCGGCCCCGGGATCGCCACCCCCGGCGCGGCCGGTGTTCCCGCCGCACCGGCCACCTCCACGGTGGCGGCGCCGCCCGCGGCGGCCGGGGCGATGGGATTCGGGTACCTGGTCAGTGGCGCCGACCCGGGCACCAGTCTGGGGCCGACCCTCACCGAGGGAAACAAGGCCAAAGCGCCCGCCGCCCGGGTGCCCGCGGCTGCGGCGGCGGTCGGTGCCTCCGCCCGGGAGCGGTCTCGGGCACGCCGTCGGCGCCGTGCGGTGCTGCACGACCACGCCGACGAATTCATGGATATGAACGCCGGTCCCGGTCCCGCCGATGCGGCGCCGGAGACGGCGCCGTCGGCGGCCGGTTCGGACCGCGGCGCCGGAACGTTGGGCTTCACCGGAACCGTCGGCAAGCGTGCCGAGGCGACGGCATCCGGGCTGACCACCTTGACCGGTGACGGATTCGGCGGGGGCCCCAGTGCGCCGATGTTGCCCGAAACCTGGGGCGAGCAAGAACGTGTCGACACGGAGCCGGAAGCCGGGTCGACCTAGAAGTGCCGAAGAAAACAGCAGTGATGACAATCGAGAAAGGGGTGTGGTGATGAGTTTGTTGGATGCGCATATTCCGCAGTTGGTGGCGTCGGAGTCGGCGTTTGGTGCCAAGGCGGCGTTGATGCGGTCGACGATGGCGCAGGCGGAGCAGGCGGCGATGTCGGCGCAGGCGTTTCATACCGGTGAGGCGGCGGCGGCGTTTCAGGGGTCGCATGCGCGGTTTGTGGCGATGGCGGCGCGGGTGAATGCGTTGCTGGATATGGCGCAGGTGAATTTGGCGGATGCCGGTTCTACGTATGTGGCGGCCGATGCTGCTGCTGCGTCGGGTTACACCGGGGTTTAGGGAGGTTTTGTGCGATGACGCAGATTATGTACAACTATCCGGCGATGTTGGCGCATGCGGCGGAGATGAACGGGTATGCGGGTGCGTTGCAGGCGGTGGGTGCTGATATCGCCAGTGAGCAGGCGGCG from Mycolicibacter sp. MU0083 includes:
- the eccCa gene encoding type VII secretion protein EccCa, whose protein sequence is MSRLIFEARRRLPAPPMDKGTITIEPPPELPRMVPASFLQRALPVVIVILIVGMVIAMVATGMRLISPVMLFFPFALLVAAAGIYRGGDKKARTVEVDAERADYLRYLSVVRDNIRGSAAKQRAAAEWSHPDPADLTAVPGSRRQWERDPHDDDFLVVRTGRHAVPLASAVRVTDTADEIDLEPVSHSALRSLLDTQRTVRDVPVGMDLTTVSRVTVLGEGDAAATDVRAAVRAWVAQAVTWHDPTMLGVALASPELESADWSWLKWLPHTDIAGSVDGVGPARYLASSAEELIALLAPVLAQRPPYDGGAAESCRHLLVIVDDPDFDLTASALGAARAGVTIVTRSATAPSREQYSDPERPILRITAGGGAIDRWATGGWQRYVDAADRLGADEAAHLARRLSRWDSNPTHAGLRSAGTRGATFTTLLGINDASRLDVPALWAPRSREEELRVPIGVTATGEPLIFDLKDEAEGGMGPHGLMIGMTGSGKSQTLMAILLSLLTTHPADRLIVIYADFKGEAGADIFRHFPQVVAVISNMAEKKSLADRFADTLRGEVARRELLLREAGRAVQGSAFNSVTEYESAIAAGHDLAPIPTLFIVADEFTLMLADHPEYAELFDYVARKGRSFRIHILFASQTLDVGKIKDIDKNTSYRIGLKVASPSVSRQIIGVEDAYHIESGKEHKGEGFLVPAPGAAPIKFRSTYVDGIYDPPQTSRSVVLHALPEPKLFTAGAVATGEDTVIVTEPEDEIVGPPRKLIATIGDQLANYGPQAPALWLAPLDEPIPLAASLAGSGIGERQLRWPLGEIDKPFDMRRDPLVFDARSASGNLLIHGGPKSGKTTALQTFILSAAALHSPREVSFYCLDYGGGQLRAVEDLAHVGSVASGLEPERIRRTFGELEQLLTARQQREAFRDGSVGAFNDGYGEVFLVIDNLYAFSRDNTDQFNTRNPLLAKVTELVNVGLAYGIHVVVTTPSWLEVPLAMRDGLGLRLELKLHDARDSNVRVAGALTRPAEAVPANQPGRGLTMAAEHFLIAQPDLSQIAELNARHPGLAAPPVRLLPTNLAPEEVGVLYPAAEHVVIGVREEDLAPVEVDFTANPLLMVLGDNKSGKTTLLRHIIRTVREHSTADQVAFTVIDRRLHLVDEPLFADNEYTANVDRVIPAMLGLSALIGSRRPPAGLSAADLAGWTYEGHTHYLIIDDVDTIPDSPALSGPYAGQRPWTNLIGLLAQAGDLGLRVIVTGRATGSAHALMTNPLLRRLNDLQATTLMLSGNPADSGKIRGQRFGRLPAGRAMLLGDTDEPTYLQLVNPLFSQSLTR
- a CDS encoding PE family protein, translated to MTLNVLPEGLAAASAAVEALTARLAAAQASAAPLITAVVPPAADPVSLQTAAGFSAQGSEHAAVAAQGAAELGRAGVGVGESGVNYAAGDAAGASTYFLGARG
- a CDS encoding PPE family protein, which produces MPAPVWIASPPEVHSALLSSGPGPGPLLSAAGVWNALSVEYSSAADELGALLGAVQTGAWQGPSAERYLAAHAPYLAWLGQASADSAGVAAQHEVAATAYASALATMPTLAELAANHVTHGTLVATNFFGINTIPIALNEADYVRMWIQAATTMSTYHAVSGAALASAPRAVQAPPVVKADTALPAEDTSSGDGDFFTRLFEQLGQLLADPVGVIREILSTPGALVTWFPLLFFIAYEAFFIPFGWTFWGVMLGAAVAAPIMLGVGLAYLADLLGGDWTLDEAPAPAPGVAPSADRPIVAVAGFGPGIATPGAAGVPAAPATSTVAAPPAAAGAMGFGYLVSGADPGTSLGPTLTEGNKAKAPAARVPAAAAAVGASARERSRARRRRRAVLHDHADEFMDMNAGPGPADAAPETAPSAAGSDRGAGTLGFTGTVGKRAEATASGLTTLTGDGFGGGPSAPMLPETWGEQERVDTEPEAGST
- a CDS encoding type VII secretion protein EsxS, yielding MSLLDAHIPQLVASESAFGAKAALMRSTMAQAEQAAMSAQAFHTGEAAAAFQGSHARFVAMAARVNALLDMAQVNLADAGSTYVAADAAAASGYTGV